Part of the Sporomusa termitida genome, GGCCGAGATATTCCGCTCTCATTGCAGCCTGCACCGAGGCAGCTTTTCCCAGCATCTTCGCCAGTTGAGCATTACTTCGCATTAAATGACCTTCGGTTCTATTCAGCGCTCTGTCCAGATCCAACTCATGCACTTCGCGTGCACCTCCTGCTTCATTCCAGTTGTCACTTGCTAACCCCGCCTGTATGCGGCTAAAGCGCATCCGGCCGCCGAGCCTACCCCCGCGTTTCCAGCAATTGCTCCGCTGCCAATTTCTCTTCAAACCGGGTATCCCGATCTAAGATTTCCGTTTTTATTAACGCCTGCTCCAACTCATGGATCCGGTTTTCCGCCTGCCGCAGCGATAGGCGCAAGCGAAGCTGGACCATCCCTTGACTAAGTAATGCAATAAGAATGCCTGCCCCTGTCGAGCCTAGGACTACGATGGCAAACGAAGTAGTGCCGCTCCAAGCCAAAAAATGGATCGTCACCGGTATGGCGTTCTGTAACGCAAAGAAGGTAATCAACACGGCAAAAACCATGGCAAAAATTAAATAGATCAAACAGGGTTCCCTCCTTTAACATCAGTTTGACCTCGGGAAGCATGTGATAGGAAGTAGGGTGGCGAAGCGTTACGCTAAAAAACTCACCGGCCTGCACGATGGACTAAGTCATAAACAGACGATTTTTTCCCTCTGACTCCTTGCTCCTTAGTTGAACGCCGGGAACTACTTTTTGTGGTTGCTGATAAAACTCTTATATTCCTCTTCGGCCTTGTCCTTGGTGTACCCATATTTCGTTTGCAGAAGCCCCATCAGTTTCTCTGATTTTCCCTCTACAGTGGTAAGATCGTCGTCGGTGAGTTTGCCCCACTTTTCTTTGACACCGCCTTTCAGCTCATGCCATTTCCCTTTCAGTATATCTTCGTTCATATTTTCCTCCTAATTGACTTCATTTTGGGCTTACTGCCACCCTACCCGTCCTTAATAGTACGCAATAAGCGTGCCAACACCGCCCCTTACCCCCGCCCCCTTTACGCCGCCTGCAATGACGGGAAAAATGCTTCCAGCGGTCTGTATAGCCGGTGGTCCTTTCCGCACAACAGATTCGTTCACGCTGACCTGAACGGATCATTCCCGGCGGTCTTTTGCTGCCTATCCCCTTGCCTGCCGTACCGCGCAGGTTCAGCGCATGCTATAGTCTCCCGCAAAATATTGCCTGGGGCTGCGGGCGCGGCAGGATGACCAATGCAAAAAGCATGGCTCCTTTTTTGCGGGTGTTCGTATTGCTTGCGAACAAACAATACCCCCAAAGAGCCATGCTTTTGCCTGTTTTTATTTATTTGCACGAGATTGCCCGCCAATGCTAAGCCATTTCGTTGTTCTTGACTGGAATGCATTCCGGCCAAGAACCGGCCCAGACCAGCAATTTACGCCTTGGGCACCGCAGTGTTCACAACGTCCGTTGGCAACTGGCGCGGTTTTTTGGTTGCCTTTTTTCGTTCCAACCGGCAGTAAAGGGAACGCCGGGAGATCCCTAAATATTTGGCGGCCTCCGTTTTATTCTCATGGCACAGTGCTAAAGACTGATGGACAAGACTGTCGATAAATTCTTCCAAATCGAGCCCTGTTGCGGGTAAAAGAAAGCGATGAGGGTCAAGCGTCCGGGCGTTCAATGGTACGTCCAAAGGGGTGGAGGCCACTTTCTGCAGGGTATTCAAATTCAGATGCAGGGATTTGAGCTCCACATCGTCATACATCAGCACGGCCAATTCCATCGTATTCCTGAGTTCACGCACATTCCCCGGCCAGTCGTAAGCCAGCAGCAGATCAGCCGCACTTGGGCCGATCCGGCGAAAACGCTTCCCTTTTTGTTCGGCAAACTGCTTGAGAAACATTTCAGCAAGCGGAATAATATCATCCGTACGCTCGCGCAGGGGGGGGAATGACGATATGACCGACTTTCAGCCGGAAAAACAAATCCCGGCGAAAAGTTCCCTGTGCCACCCGCTGCTCTAAATCCGCATTGGTGGCACAGATAATCCGCACATCCGTCTTTATTTTTTTCAAACCGCCAACGCGGTAAAATTCCTTTTCCTGTATAACTCTCAGCAGCTTCCCCTGCAGCTCCAAAGGGATCTCGCCCACTTCGTCCAGCAGCAATGTACCGCCTTGCGCCACATCCAGTTTCCCTTTCTGCCCTTTCGTCAGGCCGCCGGTAAAAGAACCGGGCTCATAACCAAACAGCTCGCTTTCAAATAAACCGGCGGTCAGGGCCGCGCAATTCAGGTCAATGAAGGGCTCCTGGGTAATCCTATTGCCATAATGAATGATTCTAGAGATGATTTCCTTGCCGGTACCTGTCTCTCCCTGGATCAGCACCGGTATGGACCGGCCTTCATGAAATATTGCGGCCAATCGCAATAACTGGTTCATTTGGTCGGAGAAAAAACCGACATGATCGATTCCGGCGATTTGTGAGAGTACCTGTTTCAGCCGGGATACCTCACGCCGCGTCTCTGCGGTTGCCGCTTGCACTTCTTCGCCAAAACGGTCGGTCAGCACTTTGTTCTCACGGAGCAATGCGCGGTGTTCGACAATCCGCTCCGTAACCGCCGCCAGTTCAATCA contains:
- a CDS encoding LapA family protein; protein product: MIYLIFAMVFAVLITFFALQNAIPVTIHFLAWSGTTSFAIVVLGSTGAGILIALLSQGMVQLRLRLSLRQAENRIHELEQALIKTEILDRDTRFEEKLAAEQLLETRG
- a CDS encoding CsbD family protein, whose product is MNEDILKGKWHELKGGVKEKWGKLTDDDLTTVEGKSEKLMGLLQTKYGYTKDKAEEEYKSFISNHKK
- a CDS encoding helix-turn-helix domain-containing protein, which encodes MFLKQFAEQKGKRFRRIGPSAADLLLAYDWPGNVRELRNTMELAVLMYDDVELKSLHLNLNTLQKVASTPLDVPLNARTLDPHRFLLPATGLDLEEFIDSLVHQSLALCHENKTEAAKYLGISRRSLYCRLERKKATKKPRQLPTDVVNTAVPKA
- a CDS encoding sigma-54-dependent transcriptional regulator, coding for MNILLVDYDTDSRAGVAGFLREMGHHVTERSDVEAAYATYTAGAFSMVLTDIKMPAMPGQDLLHRITALPGEKADVVLFTNYDDRGAAVDILLEGAYDYLLKPVNVIELAAVTERIVEHRALLRENKVLTDRFGEEVQAATAETRREVSRLKQVLSQIAGIDHVGFFSDQMNQLLRLAAIFHEGRSIPVLIQGETGTGKEIISRIIHYGNRITQEPFIDLNCAALTAGLFESELFGYEPGSFTGGLTKGQKGKLDVAQGGTLLLDEVGEIPLELQGKLLRVIQEKEFYRVGGLKKIKTDVRIICATNADLEQRVAQGTFRRDLFFRLKVGHIVIPPPARAYG